Proteins co-encoded in one Dyadobacter sp. CECT 9275 genomic window:
- the dinB gene encoding DNA polymerase IV — MQGNTEKNKVPSPPGRKIIHIDMDAFYASVEQRDHPEYKGKPIAVGGSPDGRGVVATASYEARKFGVRSAMSSRKALQLCPHIIFVFPRFDAYKATSRHIREIFERYTDIIEPLSLDEAFLDVSVDKKNIGSAIEIAREIKAAIFEELGLTASAGVSTNKFVAKIASDLNKPNGLTFIGPSKIQSFIENLPVEEFFGVGKVTAERMKSMGLHTGADLKALSEDTLTKHFGKIGRFFYRIVRGIDERPVQTHRETKSLGAEDTFPQDLMTLDEMNRELDRIGEKVYNRLTKSKLAGRTITLKVKFGDFTQITRNHSFASPVRELDTILETAKTLLEKIEMADKPVRLLGISLSNFGEPEPRASKRHNDPDQLELF, encoded by the coding sequence ATGCAGGGAAACACTGAAAAGAACAAAGTGCCCTCCCCGCCGGGCCGGAAGATCATCCACATTGACATGGACGCGTTTTATGCCTCTGTGGAGCAGCGGGATCATCCGGAATATAAAGGAAAACCCATTGCAGTAGGCGGCTCACCTGACGGGCGCGGCGTGGTGGCAACGGCCAGTTACGAAGCCAGGAAGTTCGGGGTACGTTCCGCCATGTCGTCCAGAAAAGCGCTGCAGTTATGCCCTCATATCATATTTGTATTTCCGCGGTTTGATGCTTACAAAGCAACTTCCAGGCATATAAGGGAAATTTTTGAAAGATACACGGATATCATCGAACCTCTGTCGCTGGACGAAGCCTTTCTGGATGTTTCAGTAGACAAAAAGAATATCGGGTCTGCCATCGAAATAGCCAGGGAGATCAAGGCCGCTATCTTTGAGGAACTAGGGCTTACTGCCTCCGCGGGAGTTTCGACGAATAAATTCGTCGCAAAAATTGCATCGGACCTCAACAAGCCCAACGGCCTTACCTTCATTGGTCCATCAAAGATCCAGTCTTTTATAGAGAACCTCCCTGTCGAAGAGTTTTTTGGTGTGGGAAAAGTCACGGCAGAACGGATGAAAAGCATGGGCCTCCACACCGGAGCCGACCTAAAAGCCTTAAGTGAAGATACCCTCACCAAACACTTCGGGAAGATAGGGCGCTTTTTTTACCGGATCGTACGAGGAATTGATGAAAGACCCGTGCAAACGCACCGTGAAACCAAGTCTCTGGGCGCGGAAGATACCTTCCCGCAGGACCTGATGACGCTGGATGAAATGAACCGGGAGCTGGACAGGATCGGCGAAAAGGTATACAACCGCCTCACGAAAAGTAAACTGGCTGGAAGAACCATTACCCTGAAAGTCAAATTCGGCGATTTTACACAAATCACCCGCAATCATTCTTTTGCCAGCCCCGTAAGAGAGCTGGATACAATTCTTGAAACCGCAAAAACGCTGTTAGAAAAAATAGAAATGGCCGACAAGCCCGTCAGGCTCCTTGGCATATCTCTTTCCAATTTTGGAGAACCGGAACCCCGTGCCAGTAAAAGGCACAATGATCCGGATCAGCTCGAACTGTTCTGA
- a CDS encoding putative sensor domain DACNV-containing protein, whose translation MFANLVQDFKTRCGKGFEGEGFPEIVTEHFISPKMTSDFNADIQIGDFVPFSTYQAARSVARTVEEHFAHHHNLADISPGPDLAPRPDARAVELLIDTTFWASLRREEGHSPKISIAFLAPEHAGDPLVFQHKLAFNANVLTKLAPAVERAGIHLGVWYDANELYIWGTTRAIPALCFVVEVVEPGMLVIKHRRRGGYGKFVNVAVLKGDQVKIIDDIASKQPDCPSLVNSMIGFGAPSLWNDKLNIQVMLSASMRAHGRGGILLVVPAGSEQWRESIVHPISYGVDPSFTELAQLSRAKIDKSGFNEWQSKLTLAINSLAGLTAVDGATIINEQYELMAFGAKIARAQGKPPVEEILVTEPIVGNKGIVVPPVQNGGTRHLSAAQFVYDQRDAIALVASQDGRFTIFSWSKCDQIVQAHRVDALLL comes from the coding sequence TTGTTTGCGAACCTTGTTCAAGATTTTAAAACCAGATGCGGCAAAGGTTTTGAGGGAGAGGGTTTCCCGGAAATTGTAACAGAACATTTTATATCTCCGAAAATGACGAGTGATTTTAATGCAGATATCCAGATTGGGGATTTTGTACCTTTTTCAACCTATCAGGCGGCGCGTTCGGTGGCACGTACTGTGGAGGAACATTTTGCACATCACCACAATCTGGCCGATATTTCTCCAGGCCCGGACCTTGCACCTCGTCCGGATGCCCGTGCCGTTGAATTGCTCATCGATACTACCTTCTGGGCCAGCCTGAGGCGGGAGGAAGGGCACTCCCCTAAAATTTCCATCGCTTTTCTGGCACCAGAGCATGCTGGAGACCCCCTGGTATTTCAGCATAAACTTGCTTTCAATGCAAATGTACTAACCAAACTTGCCCCGGCGGTGGAACGGGCCGGTATTCACCTGGGGGTTTGGTATGATGCGAATGAGCTCTATATCTGGGGTACCACCAGGGCTATACCAGCGTTGTGTTTTGTTGTTGAAGTGGTGGAGCCCGGCATGCTGGTTATCAAACACAGGCGGCGCGGTGGTTACGGAAAGTTTGTCAATGTTGCTGTTTTAAAGGGTGATCAGGTTAAAATTATTGATGATATTGCCAGTAAACAACCCGATTGCCCTTCGTTGGTAAACTCAATGATTGGGTTTGGGGCTCCTTCTCTTTGGAATGATAAGTTGAATATTCAGGTAATGCTGTCTGCGTCCATGCGTGCGCATGGACGGGGAGGTATATTACTTGTGGTTCCTGCCGGAAGTGAGCAATGGAGAGAGTCTATTGTACATCCCATTTCCTACGGGGTTGATCCGTCGTTCACGGAACTGGCGCAGCTGAGCAGGGCAAAAATTGATAAATCAGGCTTTAACGAGTGGCAGAGTAAACTCACACTGGCCATTAACAGCCTTGCCGGGCTGACTGCCGTAGACGGCGCCACGATCATCAACGAACAATATGAATTGATGGCCTTTGGTGCCAAAATAGCACGTGCACAGGGGAAGCCTCCCGTAGAGGAAATTCTGGTTACTGAGCCAATAGTGGGTAATAAGGGGATAGTGGTACCTCCTGTTCAAAATGGGGGTACGCGCCATTTGTCTGCTGCCCAATTCGTTTACGACCAGCGTGATGCCATTGCACTGGTGGCTTCGCAGGATGGCCGGTTCACTATTTTTTCCTGGTCTAAGTGTGACCAGATCGTACAGGCCCATCGGGTGGATGCCCTGCTGTTATAG
- a CDS encoding tetratricopeptide repeat protein yields the protein MEFLVLIILFGYIFYLRNYADLGTPTEKEAAKLKDGIGLYNQGETEKAFDFFNEHLKLRPGSAISYLYRGLCYKKMGNNELAARDFATGISYDYQVADLYLEAGKLYQERNLLPEAIYHFNKAIEVSRGQIPEIYHIRGLAYQQMNLTEEAENDFRTEAGISQKLALEMASRGTTQTPGFDKKLLLNSFLVMITTAILLLAVKSASGIHLPYLAAVALSVAIGFVEPQRGWILAILQGIFLLAGYFLFTQLPPNPARQELENFALYGSIGLTFAASFLGAFFKRAFSS from the coding sequence ATGGAGTTTTTGGTATTGATCATCTTATTCGGATATATATTTTACCTCAGAAATTATGCCGATCTGGGTACTCCCACTGAAAAAGAAGCAGCCAAGCTAAAAGATGGCATCGGCTTGTATAACCAGGGCGAGACAGAAAAGGCTTTCGATTTTTTTAATGAACACCTTAAGCTGAGGCCTGGCTCGGCAATCTCTTATCTGTATCGGGGATTGTGTTACAAAAAAATGGGCAACAACGAGCTCGCCGCCCGTGACTTTGCAACCGGAATCAGTTACGATTACCAGGTGGCTGATCTTTATCTGGAAGCAGGAAAGCTGTATCAGGAGAGAAACCTTCTGCCAGAAGCAATATATCATTTTAACAAGGCGATTGAGGTATCTCGTGGACAAATACCCGAAATCTACCACATCCGAGGACTGGCCTATCAGCAGATGAACCTGACAGAAGAAGCTGAAAACGACTTCCGGACAGAAGCAGGAATCAGTCAGAAACTCGCTCTTGAAATGGCTTCCAGAGGCACAACCCAAACCCCTGGTTTTGATAAAAAACTCTTGCTCAATTCATTCCTTGTAATGATCACCACCGCCATTTTACTGCTAGCTGTCAAAAGCGCTTCCGGTATTCATTTGCCCTACCTGGCCGCAGTAGCACTTTCGGTAGCAATCGGATTTGTGGAACCGCAAAGGGGCTGGATACTTGCCATTTTGCAGGGTATCTTTCTGTTAGCAGGTTATTTCCTATTCACCCAGCTACCTCCAAATCCGGCCCGGCAGGAACTGGAAAACTTTGCGCTGTATGGCTCCATCGGACTGACTTTTGCGGCGAGTTTTCTTGGCGCATTTTTCAAAAGAGCCTTTTCATCCTGA
- a CDS encoding glycosyltransferase family 2 protein, with product MKSISVVIPNYNGKHLFEKYFEHNYKLLTSLNTDVQIIVVDDASRDGSVAYLREHYQDRITVIEKATNSGFSETCNIGIQQASNDLVFLLNTDVTLEPGYFEKLYKYFEYKDTFGVMGRIIGMDDDNILDAARSPKILGRKIKPSHFFYLNDSQVLTPTFYLSGAIALMDTKKLKTIHGFNEMFNPYYGEDQELSIRAWRLGWKCYYEHDAVCRHEVSASTKGHKDKYNVKRIYFRNRYYIHHLHLHGFDLNLYHLQVILCDVLPSLFTLQFYKAEAYLDFLRNRKGLQKKKNAFSRQMRRHRSEIGIRDIVQNISLMLKYEHVVKL from the coding sequence ATGAAAAGCATATCAGTAGTGATTCCGAATTATAACGGAAAACATCTTTTCGAGAAATACTTTGAACATAATTACAAACTTTTAACTTCATTAAACACTGACGTTCAAATCATTGTGGTCGACGATGCCTCCAGGGACGGTTCCGTAGCCTATCTTCGTGAGCACTATCAGGACCGCATTACAGTCATTGAAAAAGCTACCAACTCCGGTTTCTCGGAAACCTGCAACATAGGGATCCAACAAGCCAGCAACGACCTGGTATTTCTGCTGAACACGGACGTGACCCTGGAACCTGGTTACTTTGAAAAGCTGTACAAGTACTTTGAGTATAAGGACACTTTTGGGGTCATGGGGCGTATCATCGGCATGGATGACGACAACATTCTGGATGCGGCGCGTTCGCCCAAGATACTTGGCCGGAAAATCAAACCAAGTCATTTTTTCTATCTCAACGACAGCCAGGTTTTAACTCCAACCTTTTATTTATCCGGTGCTATTGCGCTGATGGATACCAAGAAACTAAAGACCATTCACGGCTTCAACGAAATGTTCAATCCGTATTATGGTGAAGATCAGGAGCTTTCGATCAGAGCCTGGCGCCTTGGCTGGAAATGTTACTATGAACATGACGCCGTATGTCGCCACGAAGTTTCGGCCAGTACCAAAGGACACAAGGATAAGTATAACGTAAAACGAATCTATTTTCGGAACCGTTATTACATCCATCATTTGCACCTGCACGGGTTTGATCTCAACCTGTACCATCTGCAGGTAATTCTCTGTGATGTACTGCCCAGCCTGTTCACTTTACAGTTTTATAAGGCTGAGGCATACCTGGACTTTCTGCGCAACCGTAAGGGTCTTCAGAAAAAGAAAAACGCTTTTTCACGGCAAATGAGAAGGCATCGTTCGGAAATAGGCATCCGGGATATCGTTCAGAATATCAGCCTCATGCTCAAATATGAACACGTGGTTAAGTTATAG
- a CDS encoding ABC transporter ATP-binding protein has translation MKTYFRLLSFARPIYRFAVPYVIFTVLGVIFNTLNLALLAPLLMTLFNNNKEGAAAVARPDSWLDVLGYFNYYAQQASIEYGPHGSLRIVCGVIVASVLFSNIFKYFSQRVIENLRIHTLLNLRKTVFNNVMNLQVGYFSNQRKGDIISKIASDVQVVQFSVTGTLQVVFKEPLQLLAYVFMLFATSAKLTFFAILVIPVSAFLISKIVKRLKEQATQAQELFGLMISYLDEALSGIKIIKAFNATADIKEKFDRENIRYSDLGKKMARRQQLSGPVSEFLGVVMVAIIVLYGGSLILDNQSELSVSKFVAYIALFSQVMRPAKALTDSFSTVHAGIAAGERVLALIDEKPEIQDAPDAVDLKHFNDEIRLNNLSFSYPSRPVLDHINVVIPKGKTIALVGPSGGGKSTMMDLLPRFIDADEGSVTIDGQDVKKIKLESLWKLFGVVNQESILFNDTIYNNIAFGTDEATPERVEAAARVANAHDFIMQTEKGYLSNIGDRGMKLSGGQKQRICIARAVLKNPPVMLLDEATSALDTESEKLVQEALNNLMKNRTSLVIAHRLSTIQNADLILVLEGGKIVEQGSHTQLIAGEGLYKRLIDMQTFNE, from the coding sequence ATGAAGACTTACTTTCGATTATTATCCTTTGCCCGGCCTATTTACAGGTTTGCGGTCCCGTATGTTATTTTTACCGTTCTCGGCGTAATCTTTAATACCTTAAATCTTGCGCTGCTTGCCCCGTTGTTAATGACCCTGTTCAATAATAACAAAGAGGGTGCCGCAGCTGTGGCCCGTCCAGACAGCTGGCTTGACGTACTAGGTTATTTTAACTATTATGCCCAGCAGGCCAGCATTGAATATGGCCCTCACGGCTCACTCAGGATTGTTTGCGGTGTTATCGTCGCTTCCGTTCTGTTTTCCAATATCTTCAAATATTTCTCACAGCGCGTGATCGAAAACCTTCGTATTCATACGTTGCTGAATCTCCGGAAAACGGTTTTTAACAATGTCATGAACCTGCAGGTCGGGTATTTCAGCAACCAGAGGAAGGGAGATATTATTTCCAAGATCGCGTCGGATGTACAAGTGGTGCAATTTTCCGTGACAGGTACTCTCCAAGTCGTTTTCAAAGAACCATTACAACTGCTGGCTTATGTTTTTATGTTGTTTGCAACCTCTGCCAAGCTTACTTTTTTTGCCATACTGGTGATTCCGGTATCGGCTTTTCTTATTTCCAAAATTGTTAAACGCCTGAAGGAACAGGCCACACAGGCGCAGGAATTGTTCGGGCTGATGATCAGCTATCTGGACGAGGCCCTGTCGGGTATCAAGATCATTAAAGCATTTAACGCCACGGCAGATATCAAGGAAAAATTCGACCGGGAAAACATCCGATACTCCGACCTGGGAAAAAAAATGGCGCGCAGGCAGCAGCTCAGCGGACCGGTTTCCGAATTCCTCGGGGTAGTGATGGTGGCCATTATCGTGTTATACGGTGGTTCGCTGATACTGGACAACCAGTCGGAACTGAGCGTGTCCAAATTCGTTGCCTACATCGCCCTTTTTTCACAGGTGATGCGCCCGGCCAAGGCACTCACAGACTCGTTCAGTACAGTCCACGCCGGTATTGCGGCCGGAGAGCGCGTACTTGCCCTGATTGATGAAAAGCCTGAAATACAGGATGCCCCGGACGCAGTAGATCTGAAACATTTCAATGACGAGATCCGTCTCAATAATCTTTCATTTTCCTATCCTTCCCGGCCCGTACTGGATCATATCAACGTTGTGATCCCGAAGGGAAAAACCATCGCGCTCGTCGGACCCTCCGGCGGAGGAAAATCTACAATGATGGATTTGCTTCCCAGGTTTATAGATGCAGACGAGGGCAGCGTTACCATTGATGGACAAGATGTTAAAAAGATCAAGCTGGAATCTCTGTGGAAATTATTCGGTGTGGTGAACCAGGAATCCATCCTTTTCAATGATACCATCTATAATAACATTGCCTTTGGAACGGACGAAGCCACACCGGAAAGAGTGGAAGCCGCGGCGCGGGTTGCCAATGCGCACGATTTTATCATGCAGACCGAAAAGGGATACCTGAGTAACATTGGTGACCGGGGAATGAAGCTATCCGGCGGCCAGAAACAAAGGATATGCATTGCACGGGCGGTTCTAAAAAACCCTCCGGTAATGCTGCTGGATGAAGCCACTTCGGCACTGGATACCGAATCGGAAAAACTGGTGCAGGAAGCGCTCAACAATCTGATGAAAAACCGCACCTCTCTCGTCATTGCGCATAGGCTGAGCACGATCCAGAACGCCGACCTGATTCTTGTCCTGGAAGGGGGGAAAATAGTGGAACAAGGCTCTCATACGCAGCTGATTGCCGGGGAGGGGCTTTACAAAAGGCTGATAGACATGCAGACATTTAACGAATAA
- a CDS encoding sialate O-acetylesterase: MKQIILLLFVFIHVTSTAQVKLARLFSDHVVLQRQKPIPVWGWAKPGEKIKATLAGQTQQTKADATGKWLVRFTALEAGGPHQLQVSGKSGNAAVNDILIGEVWLCSGQSNMEWPVAASNHYQEEKKDSDYPQIRHFRVEHNVTLTPEKDLDKGEWKIASAETVGGFTAVGFFFARELYQKLKVPVGLLHSSWGGSQIEGWISKEGMLTNDGLRSYAQNLPKTWEEADVIMDTKLRKQLFKDASYTPSAAEELIYVSGNADLTRWQKTADPIGQWDWKGLMGFRGRGYMAREVDIPADFVAKQTILSLAENDSPNRIYINGKLISEGIIKGSRKITVPADTWKSGKNQLVMALGNHEKLSWFGPGLTGSANDLYVEESGQKISLAGDWKLMPSFAEKHVYAHLMNNVGTSIYNAMIVPLLPFAIRGSLWYQGESNAGRAYQYRQSFPLMINDWRRLWGDDFSFYWAQLSSYGPENNSNTGSNWAELREAQDMTLSLPKTGMAVITDIGNPKDIHPTNKQDVGHRLAVNALKLDYGMNIPYASPLYDRSEFSNGKAVISFKNAEKGLMVKDKYGYLKGFEIAGDDKVFHFAQAEIDGSKVIVSHPKVSKPVAVRYAWSDSPIDANLYNTDGFPASGFRTDTWPGITEKGKFE; this comes from the coding sequence ATGAAGCAGATTATTTTACTGTTGTTTGTTTTTATCCATGTCACGTCAACAGCACAGGTAAAGCTGGCTCGGCTGTTTTCTGATCACGTCGTCCTGCAGAGGCAAAAACCGATCCCGGTGTGGGGCTGGGCAAAGCCAGGGGAAAAAATAAAAGCTACACTGGCCGGTCAGACACAGCAGACCAAAGCCGATGCAACCGGCAAATGGCTGGTTCGCTTTACAGCCCTGGAAGCGGGCGGACCTCATCAGCTTCAGGTTTCTGGTAAATCCGGAAATGCTGCGGTAAACGATATCCTGATCGGAGAAGTATGGTTATGCTCCGGACAGTCCAATATGGAGTGGCCTGTGGCGGCATCCAATCATTACCAGGAAGAGAAAAAAGACTCGGATTATCCGCAGATCCGCCATTTCAGAGTAGAGCACAATGTAACGCTCACACCAGAAAAGGACCTTGACAAAGGGGAATGGAAAATTGCCTCAGCCGAAACAGTCGGCGGTTTTACGGCGGTGGGTTTTTTCTTTGCAAGAGAATTATACCAAAAACTAAAAGTACCGGTTGGTCTGCTGCATTCCTCATGGGGTGGTTCGCAGATAGAGGGGTGGATCAGCAAGGAAGGTATGCTCACCAATGACGGCCTGAGATCCTATGCTCAGAACCTGCCCAAAACCTGGGAAGAAGCGGACGTGATCATGGATACAAAACTTCGGAAACAACTTTTTAAGGATGCTTCCTATACCCCCTCCGCAGCAGAAGAGCTGATATACGTAAGCGGAAATGCGGATCTTACACGCTGGCAAAAAACGGCAGATCCAATCGGGCAGTGGGATTGGAAAGGTTTAATGGGCTTTCGGGGCCGTGGGTATATGGCCCGGGAGGTAGATATCCCTGCTGATTTTGTTGCCAAACAAACGATTCTTTCACTCGCCGAAAATGATAGTCCCAACCGAATTTATATCAATGGTAAACTCATTAGCGAGGGGATCATCAAAGGTTCAAGAAAAATAACAGTACCGGCAGATACCTGGAAATCGGGAAAAAACCAGTTGGTGATGGCACTGGGCAACCATGAAAAACTCTCCTGGTTTGGCCCGGGGCTGACGGGCTCCGCTAATGATCTCTATGTTGAGGAAAGCGGTCAAAAAATAAGCCTTGCCGGAGATTGGAAATTGATGCCTTCTTTCGCCGAAAAACATGTGTACGCGCACCTGATGAACAATGTAGGTACTTCAATTTACAACGCAATGATTGTCCCTCTGCTTCCGTTCGCTATCCGTGGCTCCTTGTGGTACCAGGGTGAGAGTAACGCGGGCAGAGCTTATCAGTACCGGCAATCGTTCCCGTTGATGATCAACGACTGGCGCAGACTTTGGGGTGATGACTTTTCATTCTACTGGGCACAATTATCCAGTTACGGGCCCGAAAACAATAGTAACACCGGAAGCAACTGGGCCGAATTACGTGAGGCCCAAGACATGACGTTAAGCTTACCCAAAACCGGAATGGCAGTGATTACGGATATAGGCAATCCGAAGGATATCCATCCCACCAACAAACAGGATGTGGGTCACAGGCTCGCGGTCAATGCACTGAAGCTGGATTACGGTATGAATATTCCTTATGCCTCTCCTCTGTATGACCGCTCCGAGTTCAGCAATGGAAAGGCAGTAATATCTTTCAAGAATGCAGAAAAAGGCTTGATGGTAAAAGACAAATATGGTTACCTGAAAGGTTTTGAAATTGCGGGTGACGATAAGGTGTTCCATTTCGCACAGGCTGAAATTGATGGCAGTAAAGTGATTGTATCGCATCCTAAAGTCAGCAAACCGGTAGCCGTACGGTACGCATGGTCCGATTCGCCCATTGATGCCAATCTGTATAATACCGATGGTTTTCCGGCAAGCGGCTTCCGTACCGATACCTGGCCTGGAATAACTGAGAAGGGTAAGTTTGAATAA
- a CDS encoding outer membrane protein assembly factor BamB family protein has translation MIKSLVLSAAVAVLFLVAAKNSTHPPEGETEWPEYLGGPDRNHYSRLTQINPENVKNLKVAWTYAMPDSGQTQVNPIIIDGILYGVTSTVQAFALDAATGKQLWMFGEKGKGNLNTSRGLTYWSDGNDKRIMHAMGSYLYALDARTGIPIDSFGDHGKIDLHTGLPDIAKGKYMVSNTPGTIFEDLIVMPLRLSEDSDAAPGDLRAFNVRTGKLEWTFHTIPYPGEFGYETFPPDAYKNTFTGAANNWAGMAVDRKRGILYVPTGSAGYDFYGGKRKGQNLFANCLLALDARTGKRLWHYQTMHHDLWDRDLPAPPNLVTVKQNGKSIDAVVQVSKQGYVFIFDRVTGKPLFPIREVAAPQTALPGETPWPTQPVPSKPAPYARQAYTLTEKDISPYAEDRDSLVIKFKGYKKAMFSPPSKEGTVILPGFDGGAEWGGAAADPYKGILYVNSNEMAWILTMRDTPKLSELSNLSPGEKVYATYCTMCHGPQRKGNAKSGYPSLIDIGTRRDHAFVSQLITSGKGMMPGFTMLTAGEKQALISFLFGEEKVEAVSAVPASKKTYLPYESTGYNKFLDSKGLPAIAPPWGTLNAINLNTGEYLWKIPFGEVESLKAKGIPATGTENYGGPVVTASGLLLIAATKDGKFRVFNKNNGKLLWETTLPAAGFATPATYLANGKQYVVIACGGSKLGTKKGNLYVAFALE, from the coding sequence ATGATAAAATCATTAGTACTCTCTGCTGCAGTAGCGGTTCTTTTCCTTGTGGCGGCAAAAAATAGTACCCATCCACCCGAAGGGGAAACAGAATGGCCGGAATACCTGGGTGGACCCGACAGGAACCACTATTCACGACTTACGCAGATCAACCCTGAAAATGTTAAAAACCTGAAAGTTGCCTGGACCTACGCCATGCCCGATTCAGGACAAACCCAGGTTAATCCAATCATTATTGACGGCATTTTGTATGGTGTAACCTCCACCGTACAGGCATTTGCGCTGGATGCTGCCACAGGTAAACAGCTATGGATGTTTGGCGAAAAAGGTAAGGGAAACCTCAACACCAGCCGCGGACTTACTTACTGGAGCGATGGAAATGATAAACGTATCATGCATGCCATGGGCTCCTATCTTTATGCGCTGGATGCACGCACGGGAATTCCCATCGACAGCTTTGGCGACCATGGAAAAATTGACCTGCACACCGGCCTTCCCGATATCGCCAAAGGAAAATACATGGTTTCCAACACCCCGGGTACGATCTTCGAAGACCTTATTGTGATGCCGCTTCGGCTGTCAGAAGACTCCGATGCCGCTCCCGGTGACCTCCGCGCTTTTAACGTCCGCACTGGCAAACTGGAATGGACTTTCCATACCATCCCCTATCCCGGAGAATTTGGCTATGAAACTTTCCCACCCGATGCCTACAAGAATACTTTCACCGGAGCGGCCAATAACTGGGCCGGGATGGCGGTTGACCGTAAACGCGGGATCCTGTACGTGCCGACGGGATCGGCGGGATATGATTTTTACGGAGGCAAACGTAAAGGACAGAATCTTTTCGCAAACTGCCTGCTGGCTCTTGACGCACGCACTGGAAAACGGCTCTGGCATTACCAGACCATGCACCACGATTTGTGGGACCGGGATCTGCCAGCACCTCCCAACCTGGTGACGGTAAAGCAAAATGGCAAAAGTATTGACGCAGTGGTACAGGTAAGCAAGCAGGGGTATGTATTTATATTTGACCGCGTTACCGGCAAGCCGCTCTTTCCGATCAGAGAGGTGGCTGCCCCCCAAACAGCGCTGCCTGGAGAAACTCCCTGGCCTACTCAGCCGGTCCCATCCAAGCCCGCCCCCTATGCGCGCCAGGCGTATACGCTTACCGAAAAGGATATCAGTCCGTATGCCGAAGACCGTGACTCTCTGGTGATTAAATTCAAAGGGTATAAAAAAGCAATGTTCTCCCCCCCAAGCAAGGAAGGAACAGTTATCCTGCCAGGATTCGACGGTGGTGCGGAATGGGGAGGCGCGGCGGCAGATCCCTACAAGGGCATACTTTATGTCAACAGCAACGAAATGGCATGGATACTTACCATGCGGGATACCCCGAAATTGAGTGAGTTATCCAATCTCAGCCCTGGTGAAAAGGTATATGCTACCTACTGCACCATGTGCCACGGCCCACAGCGAAAAGGCAATGCCAAAAGTGGCTATCCTTCCTTAATCGACATTGGCACCCGACGGGACCATGCCTTTGTAAGTCAGCTGATCACCTCCGGAAAAGGTATGATGCCAGGGTTTACTATGTTGACGGCCGGTGAAAAACAGGCATTGATCTCATTCTTGTTTGGTGAGGAAAAAGTAGAAGCCGTGTCGGCGGTTCCTGCGTCAAAAAAAACCTATCTGCCTTATGAGAGTACCGGTTACAATAAATTCCTGGACAGCAAAGGCCTTCCTGCCATTGCTCCTCCATGGGGAACGCTTAACGCAATTAACCTCAATACGGGGGAGTATCTCTGGAAAATCCCTTTTGGAGAAGTAGAATCTCTGAAAGCCAAAGGGATACCTGCCACAGGGACCGAAAATTATGGAGGCCCGGTGGTTACGGCCAGCGGCTTACTCCTCATTGCAGCCACCAAGGATGGCAAGTTCAGGGTGTTTAATAAAAATAACGGTAAACTTTTGTGGGAAACAACACTTCCCGCCGCAGGATTTGCCACCCCGGCTACCTACCTGGCCAATGGAAAACAGTACGTGGTAATTGCCTGCGGAGGATCCAAGCTGGGGACAAAAAAAGGAAATCTGTACGTGGCATTTGCGTTGGAATAA